The proteins below come from a single uncultured Carboxylicivirga sp. genomic window:
- a CDS encoding HU family DNA-binding protein codes for MNKSELVSAIAEASGLTKADSEKALNATTEAIKSALAKGESIQLIGFGTFSISERSARTGRNPQTGKEIQIAAKKVAKFKPGKALDEAVN; via the coding sequence ATGAATAAATCAGAATTAGTAAGTGCCATTGCTGAGGCAAGTGGCTTAACAAAAGCAGATTCAGAGAAGGCTTTAAATGCAACAACAGAGGCAATCAAAAGTGCTTTGGCTAAAGGCGAAAGCATTCAATTAATAGGTTTTGGTACTTTTTCTATCAGCGAACGTTCGGCTCGTACAGGTAGAAATCCTCAAACAGGTAAAGAAATTCAAATTGCAGCAAAGAAAGTAGCAAAGTTTAAGCCGGGTAAGGCTTTGGATGAAGCTGTTAACTAG